The Megalobrama amblycephala isolate DHTTF-2021 linkage group LG7, ASM1881202v1, whole genome shotgun sequence genome window below encodes:
- the LOC125271766 gene encoding somatostatin receptor type 5 isoform X1, with the protein MGSFNQSGWVGFIPGDYNSSSTGLGYSGTPLGNYTGNVSDQSMPFQGSSTMVTAVISFTVFIVGLTGNTLAIYVVLRYAKMKTVTNIYILNLAVADELYILGLPFLTTQNVLSYWPFGSFLCRVVMTADSLNQFTSIFCLTVMSIDRYLAVVHPIRSTRWRRPRVAKAVSAAVWAFSFIVVLPVVIFSDVQDTFNSCNMSWPEPRDVWSTVFILYTATLGFFGPLLVICMCYLLIVVKVKSSGARAGFTKRRRSERKVTRMVVVIVVVFVLCWLPFYIINIVNLVFILPENSVMVGVYFFAVILSYVNSCANPLLYGFLSDNFKQSFRKVLCVRKANGVEDGDPSVPRTEKTTTHDSFLTPRNNDFNGHVQGSQVWPQPQATPPNAPVTPHSRAAELSLHPVPAASTPSSSRDL; encoded by the exons ATGGGCTCATTTAACCAATCCGGGTGGGTGGGGTTCATCCCAGGGGATTATAACTCCTCCTCCACTGGACTGGGATATTCAGGAACTCCACTTGGGAATTACACCGGCAATGTGTCCGATCAAAGCATGCCGTTCCAAGGGAGCAGCACGATGGTTACTGCGGTCATATCATTCACCGTGTTTATCGTTGGACTTACGGGCAACACTCTGGCTATCTACGTGGTTTTACGCTACGCTAAGATGAAAACAGTTACAAACATCTACATTTTAAACCTCGCCGTGGCCGATGAACTGTATATTTTGGGCCTACCTTTCCTTACGACGCAAAATGTACTCTCCTACTGGCCGTTCGGCTCATTCCTATGTCGCGTTGTGATGACGGCAGACTCGCTGAATCAATTCACGAGCATCTTCTGTTTGACAGTGATGAGCATCGATCGCTATTTAGCAGTAGTGCATCCTATCCGCTCCACTAGGTGGCGCCGGCCGCGAGTAGCTAAAGCAGTTAGCGCAGCGGTGTGGGCATTTTCGTTCATCGTTGTTCTCCCCGTGGTGATATTCTCTGACGTTCAGGACACGTTTAACTCATGCAACATGAGTTGGCCGGAGCCACGAGACGTTTGGTCGACGGTGTTCATACTCTACACGGCAACGCTCGGATTCTTCGGCCCCCTGCTGGTCATCTGCATGTGTTACCTTCTCATCGTGGTCAAGGTGAAGTCGTCCGGCGCGCGGGCGGGATTTACAAAGCGCCGGCGCTCTGAGCGGAAGGTGACCCGCATGGTGGTGGTGATCGTGGTGGTGTTCGTCCTCTGCTGGCTGCCGTTCTACATCATCAACATCGTAAACCTGGTCTTCATACTGCCGGAGAACAGCGTGATGGTAGGGGTGTACTTTTTCGCGGTCATCCTGTCGTACGTCAACAGCTGTGCCAATCCGCTGCTCTACGGGTTCCTGTCCGACAACTTCAAGCAGAGTTTCCGCAAGGTCCTGTGCGTGCGCAAGGCAAATGGCGTGGAGGATGGCGATCCCAGTGTGCCGCGGACAGAGAAAACGACGACCCATGACTCCTTCCTGACACCTCGGAACAACGACTTTAATGGACACGTACAGGGCAGCCAG GTGTGGCCTCAGCCTCAAGCCACGCCCCCGAACGCACCAGTGACTCCGCATTCCCGCGCAGCAGAGCTCAGTCTCCACCCGGTGCCCGCCGCCTCCACGCCCAGCTCCAGCCGTGACCTGTGA
- the LOC125271766 gene encoding somatostatin receptor type 5 isoform X2, protein MGSFNQSGWVGFIPGDYNSSSTGLGYSGTPLGNYTGNVSDQSMPFQGSSTMVTAVISFTVFIVGLTGNTLAIYVVLRYAKMKTVTNIYILNLAVADELYILGLPFLTTQNVLSYWPFGSFLCRVVMTADSLNQFTSIFCLTVMSIDRYLAVVHPIRSTRWRRPRVAKAVSAAVWAFSFIVVLPVVIFSDVQDTFNSCNMSWPEPRDVWSTVFILYTATLGFFGPLLVICMCYLLIVVKVKSSGARAGFTKRRRSERKVTRMVVVIVVVFVLCWLPFYIINIVNLVFILPENSVMVGVYFFAVILSYVNSCANPLLYGFLSDNFKQSFRKVLCVRKANGVEDGDPSVPRTEKTTTHDSFLTPRNNDFNGHVQGSQDLQLQSCMSASESPQPARPQIIGQSTL, encoded by the exons ATGGGCTCATTTAACCAATCCGGGTGGGTGGGGTTCATCCCAGGGGATTATAACTCCTCCTCCACTGGACTGGGATATTCAGGAACTCCACTTGGGAATTACACCGGCAATGTGTCCGATCAAAGCATGCCGTTCCAAGGGAGCAGCACGATGGTTACTGCGGTCATATCATTCACCGTGTTTATCGTTGGACTTACGGGCAACACTCTGGCTATCTACGTGGTTTTACGCTACGCTAAGATGAAAACAGTTACAAACATCTACATTTTAAACCTCGCCGTGGCCGATGAACTGTATATTTTGGGCCTACCTTTCCTTACGACGCAAAATGTACTCTCCTACTGGCCGTTCGGCTCATTCCTATGTCGCGTTGTGATGACGGCAGACTCGCTGAATCAATTCACGAGCATCTTCTGTTTGACAGTGATGAGCATCGATCGCTATTTAGCAGTAGTGCATCCTATCCGCTCCACTAGGTGGCGCCGGCCGCGAGTAGCTAAAGCAGTTAGCGCAGCGGTGTGGGCATTTTCGTTCATCGTTGTTCTCCCCGTGGTGATATTCTCTGACGTTCAGGACACGTTTAACTCATGCAACATGAGTTGGCCGGAGCCACGAGACGTTTGGTCGACGGTGTTCATACTCTACACGGCAACGCTCGGATTCTTCGGCCCCCTGCTGGTCATCTGCATGTGTTACCTTCTCATCGTGGTCAAGGTGAAGTCGTCCGGCGCGCGGGCGGGATTTACAAAGCGCCGGCGCTCTGAGCGGAAGGTGACCCGCATGGTGGTGGTGATCGTGGTGGTGTTCGTCCTCTGCTGGCTGCCGTTCTACATCATCAACATCGTAAACCTGGTCTTCATACTGCCGGAGAACAGCGTGATGGTAGGGGTGTACTTTTTCGCGGTCATCCTGTCGTACGTCAACAGCTGTGCCAATCCGCTGCTCTACGGGTTCCTGTCCGACAACTTCAAGCAGAGTTTCCGCAAGGTCCTGTGCGTGCGCAAGGCAAATGGCGTGGAGGATGGCGATCCCAGTGTGCCGCGGACAGAGAAAACGACGACCCATGACTCCTTCCTGACACCTCGGAACAACGACTTTAATGGACACGTACAGGGCAGCCAG GATCTGCAGTTACAGTCTTGCATGAGCGCATCTGAGAGCCCTCAGCCTGCAAGACCCCAGATCATTGGCCAGTCCACACTCTAA
- the LOC125271766 gene encoding somatostatin receptor type 5 isoform X3, producing MGSFNQSGWVGFIPGDYNSSSTGLGYSGTPLGNYTGNVSDQSMPFQGSSTMVTAVISFTVFIVGLTGNTLAIYVVLRYAKMKTVTNIYILNLAVADELYILGLPFLTTQNVLSYWPFGSFLCRVVMTADSLNQFTSIFCLTVMSIDRYLAVVHPIRSTRWRRPRVAKAVSAAVWAFSFIVVLPVVIFSDVQDTFNSCNMSWPEPRDVWSTVFILYTATLGFFGPLLVICMCYLLIVVKVKSSGARAGFTKRRRSERKVTRMVVVIVVVFVLCWLPFYIINIVNLVFILPENSVMVGVYFFAVILSYVNSCANPLLYGFLSDNFKQSFRKVLCVRKANGVEDGDPSVPRTEKTTTHDSFLTPRNNDFNGHVQGSQLQSLP from the coding sequence ATGGGCTCATTTAACCAATCCGGGTGGGTGGGGTTCATCCCAGGGGATTATAACTCCTCCTCCACTGGACTGGGATATTCAGGAACTCCACTTGGGAATTACACCGGCAATGTGTCCGATCAAAGCATGCCGTTCCAAGGGAGCAGCACGATGGTTACTGCGGTCATATCATTCACCGTGTTTATCGTTGGACTTACGGGCAACACTCTGGCTATCTACGTGGTTTTACGCTACGCTAAGATGAAAACAGTTACAAACATCTACATTTTAAACCTCGCCGTGGCCGATGAACTGTATATTTTGGGCCTACCTTTCCTTACGACGCAAAATGTACTCTCCTACTGGCCGTTCGGCTCATTCCTATGTCGCGTTGTGATGACGGCAGACTCGCTGAATCAATTCACGAGCATCTTCTGTTTGACAGTGATGAGCATCGATCGCTATTTAGCAGTAGTGCATCCTATCCGCTCCACTAGGTGGCGCCGGCCGCGAGTAGCTAAAGCAGTTAGCGCAGCGGTGTGGGCATTTTCGTTCATCGTTGTTCTCCCCGTGGTGATATTCTCTGACGTTCAGGACACGTTTAACTCATGCAACATGAGTTGGCCGGAGCCACGAGACGTTTGGTCGACGGTGTTCATACTCTACACGGCAACGCTCGGATTCTTCGGCCCCCTGCTGGTCATCTGCATGTGTTACCTTCTCATCGTGGTCAAGGTGAAGTCGTCCGGCGCGCGGGCGGGATTTACAAAGCGCCGGCGCTCTGAGCGGAAGGTGACCCGCATGGTGGTGGTGATCGTGGTGGTGTTCGTCCTCTGCTGGCTGCCGTTCTACATCATCAACATCGTAAACCTGGTCTTCATACTGCCGGAGAACAGCGTGATGGTAGGGGTGTACTTTTTCGCGGTCATCCTGTCGTACGTCAACAGCTGTGCCAATCCGCTGCTCTACGGGTTCCTGTCCGACAACTTCAAGCAGAGTTTCCGCAAGGTCCTGTGCGTGCGCAAGGCAAATGGCGTGGAGGATGGCGATCCCAGTGTGCCGCGGACAGAGAAAACGACGACCCATGACTCCTTCCTGACACCTCGGAACAACGACTTTAATGGACACGTACAGGGCAGCCAG